CTGTGGAACCGGCGGCAGACCACCAAGTTCAACGGCGTCTCCTACCCGGTTCAGAGGGCAGCGGCGGCGGTCTACTCCGACGAGGGGTGGCGGCAGACGAAGGCGATCGTCGGCTACTATATGGAAAACGCGAAGATCATCCGGGAGGGGCTTGCGGGCGCGGGGCTCACCATCTACGGCGGCGTCAACGCCCCGTACATCTGGCTGAAGACCCCGGGCGGGATCTCCTCGTGGAACTTTTTCGACCGCCTTCTCACGGAGTGCAACGTGGTCGGGACGCCCGGCAGCGGGTTCGGGCCGTCGGGCGAGGGATTCTTCCGGCTGTCCGCCTTCGGCAACCGCGACAACGTGGTGGAAGCGGTGGAGCGGATCCGGAAGAACTTGCGATAACGGATGGGAGGGGGCCTATCAGCCCTTGCCGGGTTTTGTTCCAAGGCTCCCGGGCGGCATGGGGAAATGGGTCACGTTTCCCTGGGGCGCGACGAGGGAGACGATCTTGTTCATCCCTTCCTTCTCGACCTCGTCGATGCGAACCACGGCCTGCAGCGGGATGTAGGTGCGCTTGACGCCGGCGAACTCGGACTTCAGCCGCTCCTCCGACGGGTCGACGAGCACGCCGCCCCGGTTGCCGAAGAGGATCTCCTCGACCTCGACGAAGGCGAACAGCGCCCCCTGGCCCACCTTCCGCGCGTACAGTTCGTACAGGCTCTCCTGGTTCCGGAAGAGCACCCTGTAGACGGACTTCGTTTTCACAAGTAGCCGGGCCGTCAGTTCTTGTGGCGGTAGAGGATGAGGCCGTGGGTCGGGTCGTAGGGGGAGACGCCGATCGTCACGCGGTCCCCCGAGATGACGCGGATCCTGAACCGGCGCATGGCGCCGCCGAGCTTCGCCGTGAGCGTATGGCCGTTTTCGAGCTTGACGACGAAATTTCCGCCGCCGCGGGCCTCGGTCACGGTTCCTTCGAGATTCGCCAGATCGTCCTTTGCCAAGATTCTCTCACTTTCCCTTTTTCCACAATTTACCACACCTTGACCGGGAACGCTTGGGCGATCGGCGGGATCCCGACAACCCGTTCGCCGGCATGGGATATAATGATCTCCCGACACTCGAATGAAAAACCTTTCGCTCCCAAGGCCCGAAGCGGTCATCTTCGATTTCGACGGGATTCTCGTCGACAGCGAACCGATGCATCACCGGGCGTTCACCGAGGTTCTCGATCCGCTCGGGATGGGGCTCCCGTGGAAGGAGTACGTCGAGATCTACATGGGGTTCGACGACCGCGACGCGTTCCGGGAGGCGTTCCGGGCGAAAGGGATCGACCTCGACGAGGCAAACCTCGCGAAACTCGTCGCTGCGAAGTCCCGGGCGTTCCAAGACGGCATCCGCGACGGGATGACGGCCTACCCGGGTGCGGTCCCCCTGATCGAATCCCTTCGGGCGGCGGGCCGCCCGCTGGCCCTGTGCAGCGGGGCGCTGCGCTCCGACATCGACCCGATCCTCGCGCAACTGGGCGTCGCCCGCTGCTTCGACGTGGTCGTTTCCGCCGACGACGTGCGCAGGAGCAAGCCCGATCCGGAAAGCTACGCGCTCGCCTTCGCGAGATTGTCGGAGAGGTACGCCACGTTGCTTACGGCCCCGGAAAAATCGGTCGCCGTCGAGGACACCCCCGCCGGGATCCGGTCCGCGAAGGGGGCGGGACTCCGGGTGCTCGCCGTTACCAACAGCTACGGCGCGGGAGAGCTCGCCGAAGCCGACTGGATCACCGATTCGCTGGAGAGCGTCCGCATCATGGGATGACGCTCCGGGAAAGCGACTGGTCCACCAGTTGCCGGACCTTCAGGAGGTCCGGTCCCCCCATCGTGCGGCGCGGAGGCCGCGGAAGCGGCACGCGGTTGCGGAACAGCACGATCGACTGCCGGAACTCGGGGCTTGCCCCCGCCTGCCCGAAGTAGTACGCCTCCTCTCCGTACTGAACGCCTTCCATGATGTTCCGGACGATCAGGTCCAGCGCGTAGCGCAGAACCGTGCCCCTGCGCCCCACGGTCCCGGCCTGGCGGAGAACTCCCTTGACGTGCTCGTCCTCGGTGAGGATCGACGGGTCGAGGGTCCCGCCCGTGTCCTCGTCGATCAACGGTTCTTCCCAGCGCTTGACGGCCCGGTGGCGCTCCTCCATGGCGCGGCGAAGGGTGTCGTCGGTCCCCAGGGCGTGCCCCACGGCGAGCCGGTACGCCCGGGCCAGGGAGTTCGAGGGCACGAGCTCGGAGACCAGCCCGTGCGCGTAGGCCTCCTCGACGCTCATCGGCTGCCCGGTCAGGATCGTGTCGGCCGCGAAGAGGAGCCCGCTCCTCTGCCCCAGCCGCGACTTCTCGGCCATCAGCCGGACCAGGCGCTGGGTGCCGCCGAAGCCGGGGATCAGGTTGATGTAGGTCTCGGGCTGCCCCAGGTAGATGCGCTCGATCCGGGAGGCGACCACGTGGTGCGCGGCGGCCACCAGCTCGGTCCCGCCGCCCAGGGCCAGGCCGTTCAAGTTCAGGACGACCGGGATCTTGAAGCCCTCGATGAAACTCATCGTCTCTTGCGCCAATGCGGAGAGTTCGGTGATCTGCTCGTCTTCCAGCACGGAGAGTTCGTCGCTGTTCTGGCCCGGAACGAACGCCCGGGTGCCTTCGGCGGTGAGCACCACGGCCCGGGCGGCGCCGTCTTCCCGGATCCGATGGAACAGGACCCGGAGCTGCTTGACCGCGTCGCCGCGGAACCAGTGCAGGTCGGTGTTGCGCAGGGTATTGCTGCCCTTGGGCTGGTTGAGCTTGAACTCCACCGTGGCGATCGACCCGCCCCCGTCCAGTGGGTGGAACAACAGCCGCAGCAGCGAGAGCTCTTCGGCGATCCGGACCCCCTGGGCCAGCAGCAGGTCGCGCTCGGAGCGGACCCCGTCGAGGTCGGTCGTCATCCGGTAGGCGGTGGACCCGGGGGCCCGGCCGTGGAGTTGATCGCTGAAACCGCGCGGTATCCGGTCCGCGTCGAGAACCCGGTCCGGCCCGTGGAGGTGGTAGAGCCCCCGGTCGATCTTGTCCCGGAAGCTTTGCGCCTCGTGGGGCTCGTACATGTGGGAGCCGGCCATCCGGACGATCTTCTCCCGGGCCGTGGCGCCGTCGCCAAGCTCTTCCGGGTTGGCCGGGACGAGGAGGGTCCGCTGCTGCATCCAGCCCTGGGCGAGGTGGTAGGTCAGCGTCTGCCGGGAGGTGGTCTCGCCGTACACCACGCGGCCTGTCTGCTCGGTCAGCAGGGCGACGTTCAAGCCCAGGTGGTCCCGCCGGCCGCTGTCCCAGATCGCGTCCCACAAACCGGAGCGGTTCGTGTTATAGGGGGCCAGGGCGTTCTTGACCACGCTCACGGTCTCGGTGGTGAAGCGGTTCTGCGCGTCCCTGCCGGGCCAGCTCTCGTGGGCCTCCCGCTCCGGGGCGAAGCGGCCCTCGTCCACGTCGGGCATGTGCTCGGGCCAGAGCAGCTTCTTCCGGCCCTCGCCCCCCCGCAGGGCTTCGACATTCTGGATCCGGGTCTTGCCGAAGTTTACGGCGACGTCCTGCCGGCGGAGCAGCGCATTCTGCTGCTCCTGGGTCTCGGCCAGCACCGTCACCCGGGCCCCGAGGCGGGCGGCCTCGGCGATGGCATCGATGGCCGTTCCGTCCAGCCCTTCCGCGTCGGCGTTGGCGCCGTAGTGGACCAGCACGTTCTCCCCCAACCGGAGGTCCGCACCGTCCCGGCCGAGGGCCTCGGCGGCGCTGAGCCTGGCATCGTACCCGTTGAACGTCCCGTACAGGCCGAAGGCCCCCGAATACCAGGCGGTGCGGCTGCCCTGGACGCTCGGCAGCAGCAGCCGGAAGTCCGCCGCTTGCAGACCCCGCCCGGCGTTCTGCATGACCTTCGTGGGCCGATACCTCGCCGGAATCGACGCCACCAGTCGCTCGACCGCCCGCTGCCACTTCAACAGCCCTTCCGGATCGTCGACCGGGGCCGACCGCAAGGCGTCCGGGTGGTCCTTCCGGTAGATGAAACACAGGTCCGCGCGGGGGTGACGGCGACGGACGAAATTCTCCTCTTCCCGGTCGAGGACATAGGTCACGACCGGGACGCCAAGGGCCGTCGCGATGTCGATCGCCAGGGACCCGGTGTGGCCGCTGCCGCCGTGGGCCAGCAGCACGTCCCCCGCGGCGAGGTTGAGCTTGCGGGGGGAAAACAGGGCGTGCTCCACGGTCGGCCCGTTCAGGATGAGGGTCGCCGCCAGGGGCAGGGGGCAGTCGACCGGGACCTCGATGAGGCTGCCCGTGTCGAAGGCCGCGAACGCCTGCAGGGTGGCCTGGTCCCGGCCGCCCTGGTACCCGCCGATGTGGCCCTCGCGCTGGGCGTCCAGGGTCACCGTGGGCGCCTGGCGGTTGAACACCAACGGATCCGCGAGCACCAGCTGGCCGATGGCCAGGCGTCCTTCGCTTTCCGCCTCGGGAGAGAGCGCCACGATCTGCCCGACGGCCGCGTCACCGAGCACGTGGTGGTCCTTGTCGCCCAGCACGTCGACCGGATCGGACGTGATGCCGTTGATGACGTTGTAGGTGGCGCCCGCGTAGAGGATCTGGACCAGGGCCTGCCCGGCCGAAGGTGTCGGCGTGGGGCGCACGAACTTCCGGAACCCCAGGGCGGGGTC
This is a stretch of genomic DNA from Deltaproteobacteria bacterium. It encodes these proteins:
- a CDS encoding DUF1820 family protein, with product MKTKSVYRVLFRNQESLYELYARKVGQGALFAFVEVEEILFGNRGGVLVDPSEERLKSEFAGVKRTYIPLQAVVRIDEVEKEGMNKIVSLVAPQGNVTHFPMPPGSLGTKPGKG
- the infA gene encoding translation initiation factor IF-1 yields the protein MAKDDLANLEGTVTEARGGGNFVVKLENGHTLTAKLGGAMRRFRIRVISGDRVTIGVSPYDPTHGLILYRHKN
- a CDS encoding HAD family phosphatase; its protein translation is MKNLSLPRPEAVIFDFDGILVDSEPMHHRAFTEVLDPLGMGLPWKEYVEIYMGFDDRDAFREAFRAKGIDLDEANLAKLVAAKSRAFQDGIRDGMTAYPGAVPLIESLRAAGRPLALCSGALRSDIDPILAQLGVARCFDVVVSADDVRRSKPDPESYALAFARLSERYATLLTAPEKSVAVEDTPAGIRSAKGAGLRVLAVTNSYGAGELAEADWITDSLESVRIMG